A portion of the Chlamydia avium 10DC88 genome contains these proteins:
- the sucD gene encoding succinate--CoA ligase subunit alpha, with protein MFCSLSKNVPIITQGITGKAGSFHTEQCLAYGSYFVGGVTPGKGGTVHLNLPVYDSVLEAKQDTDCQATMIFVPPAYAAEAILEAEDAKIPLIVCITEGIPTKDMLEVSDVMCKSSSRLIGPNCPGIIKPGACKIGIMPGYIHLPGNVGVVSRSGTLTYEAVWQLTKRSIGQSLCVGIGGDPLNGTSFIDVLEEFQKDPHTDLILMIGEIGGSAEEEAAEWIQKYCTKPVVAFIAGETAPKGKRMGHAGAIISGNHGDARSKKQALRNAGVSVVDSPACIGEIVESVLRS; from the coding sequence ATGTTCTGTTCATTAAGTAAAAATGTACCTATAATTACTCAGGGGATTACAGGGAAAGCAGGTTCTTTCCATACAGAACAATGTTTAGCTTATGGATCCTATTTTGTTGGCGGAGTTACTCCAGGGAAGGGAGGCACAGTCCATTTAAATCTTCCTGTTTATGATTCTGTTTTAGAGGCCAAGCAAGATACTGATTGCCAAGCAACTATGATCTTTGTTCCCCCCGCTTATGCTGCAGAAGCTATTCTTGAAGCTGAAGACGCTAAGATTCCTCTTATTGTATGTATTACTGAGGGCATTCCTACTAAAGACATGCTTGAAGTAAGTGACGTCATGTGTAAAAGTTCATCTCGCTTAATAGGCCCCAATTGCCCTGGAATCATCAAACCTGGAGCATGTAAAATTGGTATTATGCCCGGATATATTCATCTTCCAGGAAATGTGGGAGTTGTTTCCAGATCAGGGACTTTAACTTATGAGGCTGTATGGCAGCTAACTAAGAGAAGTATTGGGCAGAGTTTATGTGTGGGAATTGGGGGCGATCCACTGAACGGAACATCGTTTATTGATGTTCTTGAGGAATTTCAAAAAGATCCACACACAGATCTTATTTTAATGATTGGAGAAATCGGCGGAAGTGCTGAAGAAGAAGCTGCTGAATGGATTCAAAAATATTGCACCAAACCTGTAGTAGCCTTCATTGCTGGGGAAACAGCTCCTAAAGGAAAGCGTATGGGGCATGCAGGAGCTATCATTTCTGGAAATCATGGTGACGCGAGAAGTAAAAAACAGGCATTGAGAAATGCTGGTGTGTCAGTAGTCGACTCTCCTGCTTGTATAGGAGAGATAGTAGAATCTGTACTACGTTCATAA
- the sucC gene encoding ADP-forming succinate--CoA ligase subunit beta — protein sequence MHLHEYQAKDLLVSYKIPTPPYKVVTSLLECEQAIQELDIHSGVIKVQVHAGGRGKNGGVRIAKSIPEIKDAVQQLLNMHFVSNQTSGEALPVEKVLITPLVSISTEYYLAIIIDRKHHCPSVMLSKAGGMDIEEVASKSPDQLLTISLSPYARIHNYQIRRILKFMQWEGEVGKQGIQIIHKLIQCFYDNDASLLEINPLVLTTEGNLLILDAKMTIDDNALYRHPKLEVLYDPSQENIRDVLAKQIGLSYISLDGNIGCLVNGAGLAMSTLDILKFYGGTAANFLDVGGSASEEQIQKAISLVLSDENVKVLFINIFGGIMNCSAVASGLVAVMQTRENTVPTVIRLEGTNVEQGREIVQRSGIPCLFTNSLNEGAELAVTLSKQV from the coding sequence ATGCACCTCCATGAATACCAAGCTAAGGATCTACTAGTATCCTATAAGATCCCTACTCCTCCATACAAAGTAGTGACTTCTCTTCTAGAGTGTGAGCAAGCGATTCAGGAACTAGACATCCATTCTGGAGTAATTAAGGTACAAGTGCATGCAGGAGGAAGAGGGAAGAATGGAGGCGTGCGCATTGCTAAATCTATTCCAGAAATCAAAGATGCTGTTCAACAACTGTTAAATATGCATTTTGTTAGTAACCAAACTTCTGGAGAGGCTTTACCAGTAGAGAAAGTTTTAATCACACCTTTAGTTTCAATTTCTACCGAGTATTATCTAGCCATCATTATAGATAGGAAACACCATTGTCCATCCGTCATGTTATCTAAGGCAGGAGGAATGGACATCGAAGAGGTAGCAAGCAAATCTCCTGATCAACTATTAACCATTTCTCTCTCTCCTTATGCACGTATACATAATTATCAAATTCGAAGAATTCTTAAATTCATGCAGTGGGAAGGAGAAGTAGGAAAACAAGGGATACAGATAATTCATAAGCTAATACAGTGTTTTTATGATAATGATGCTTCTTTATTAGAAATTAATCCCTTAGTTCTAACTACAGAGGGAAATCTTCTTATTTTAGATGCTAAGATGACTATCGATGACAATGCTCTATATCGTCATCCTAAATTAGAAGTCCTATATGATCCTTCTCAAGAAAATATTCGAGATGTTCTTGCTAAACAGATAGGCCTTTCTTACATCTCTCTAGATGGAAATATCGGTTGTTTAGTGAACGGTGCAGGATTGGCTATGAGTACATTAGATATTCTGAAGTTTTATGGGGGAACTGCTGCTAATTTCCTAGATGTAGGGGGTAGCGCTTCGGAAGAACAAATTCAGAAAGCAATTTCTTTGGTGCTATCGGATGAGAATGTCAAAGTACTTTTTATTAATATTTTTGGAGGAATTATGAATTGCTCCGCAGTAGCATCAGGACTTGTAGCCGTTATGCAAACAAGAGAAAATACCGTCCCCACAGTAATACGCTTAGAAGGAACAAATGTAGAACAGGGAAGAGAAATTGTGCAACGCTCGGGAATTCCTTGTCTCTTCACTAATTCATTAAATGAAGGCGCAGAATTAGCTGTAACGTTGAGTAAACAGGTTTAG
- the ftsY gene encoding signal recognition particle-docking protein FtsY encodes MFKFFSSKIQSLFKKAPSVDLLESAESLFYEADFGSDLTEELCSRLLKCQKPSEVILKELVTSLLRDTLEGLPILHSPIQSPSVSLVLGTNGSGKTTTIAKLAHYYQNRSEKVMIVATDTFRAAGMTQMRYWAEKLHCGFVSGKPKGDAAAIAYDGITAAISRGYDRVLIDTSGRLHTHTNLLQELSKLVSVCNKALPGAPHEKFMTIDATLGGNTVDQVRIFHETIPLSGIILTKVDGSAKGGTLFRIAKQLKIPTKFVGYGESVEDLEEFHIERFLEKLFPTS; translated from the coding sequence ATGTTTAAGTTCTTTAGTAGCAAGATTCAATCTTTATTTAAAAAAGCTCCTTCTGTTGATCTTTTAGAATCTGCGGAAAGTTTATTTTATGAAGCAGATTTTGGTTCTGATCTAACAGAAGAACTATGTTCACGTTTGCTCAAGTGTCAGAAACCCAGTGAAGTTATACTCAAAGAGCTAGTTACTTCTCTGCTACGAGACACTTTGGAAGGTCTTCCTATTCTACACAGCCCTATCCAATCTCCTAGTGTATCTCTCGTTCTTGGAACTAATGGATCGGGGAAAACTACTACAATAGCTAAACTTGCCCACTACTACCAAAACCGTTCAGAGAAAGTCATGATTGTTGCCACAGACACTTTTCGTGCTGCGGGTATGACTCAAATGCGTTATTGGGCAGAGAAACTTCATTGTGGTTTTGTTTCGGGGAAACCTAAAGGAGATGCTGCAGCTATTGCCTATGACGGTATCACTGCAGCTATTTCTCGAGGATATGATCGTGTTCTTATAGATACTTCTGGTCGGTTACACACCCACACGAATCTCCTCCAAGAGCTATCGAAACTCGTGTCTGTATGTAACAAAGCACTTCCAGGTGCTCCCCATGAAAAGTTCATGACAATAGATGCAACTTTAGGAGGGAATACCGTAGATCAAGTGCGTATTTTTCATGAGACGATTCCCTTATCGGGAATCATCCTGACTAAAGTCGATGGTTCTGCTAAAGGAGGAACATTATTCCGTATTGCCAAACAGCTAAAAATCCCCACCAAATTCGTTGGTTACGGTGAATCTGTAGAGGATCTTGAAGAATTTCACATTGAGAGATTCTTAGAAAAACTATTCCCTACTTCTTAA
- a CDS encoding Bax inhibitor-1/YccA family protein, protein MGLYDRDYAQESRLSGTFTSRVYGWMTAGLAITTFVSLGLYFSGLYRVLFSLWWIWCIATLGVSFYINSKIHKLSVPAVMGLFLTYSALEGLFFGTLVPVYALQYGGNVVWAAFGSAGLIFGIAAAYGACTKTDLTQISKILSLGLVGFVLVSLVFAIVSLFVYMPLFYLLICYIGLLMFVGLTVVDAQTIRKVSQTVGNNGDLSYKLSLILALKMYCNVIMVFWYLLQIFSSSGRRN, encoded by the coding sequence ATGGGACTATACGATCGTGATTATGCACAAGAATCTCGTTTGTCAGGTACATTTACATCTCGAGTATATGGCTGGATGACTGCGGGACTTGCAATAACGACTTTTGTATCACTAGGATTGTATTTTTCTGGATTATATCGCGTCTTGTTTTCCTTGTGGTGGATTTGGTGTATTGCTACCCTGGGGGTATCATTTTACATTAATTCTAAGATTCATAAACTTTCTGTCCCCGCAGTTATGGGATTATTTTTAACATATTCTGCACTCGAAGGATTATTTTTCGGGACTCTTGTTCCAGTATATGCACTTCAATATGGTGGAAATGTAGTATGGGCGGCTTTCGGCTCCGCAGGATTGATTTTCGGTATAGCAGCTGCTTATGGAGCATGTACAAAAACAGATTTAACCCAAATAAGTAAAATTCTATCTTTAGGATTGGTTGGATTTGTTTTAGTCTCCCTAGTATTTGCTATAGTTTCCTTATTCGTATATATGCCATTATTCTATTTGTTAATCTGTTACATAGGATTACTTATGTTTGTTGGGTTAACAGTAGTAGATGCACAAACTATTCGTAAGGTTTCTCAAACTGTAGGAAATAACGGAGATTTAAGTTATAAACTATCTTTGATATTAGCGTTGAAAATGTATTGCAACGTAATTATGGTATTTTGGTACCTTTTACAGATTTTTTCTTCTTCAGGAAGAAGAAATTGA
- a CDS encoding aromatic amino acid transport family protein, with the protein MSSKILGGSLIVAGTAIGAGVLAVPVLTAYAGFFPTVLLYSLSWLFSMLSGLCLLEVMTWFKEKQQINMLSMAQYTLGGIGKICLWVVYLFLFYSLLIAYFCEGGNILFRIFGCQGCSLTWIRHLAPLGFALIICPALLLGTKVIDYCNRFFVFGLGVAFIAFCILGVFKLKPEFLLRTSWIESIDNLPVLFLSFGFHNVVPSLYYYLDKKVADVKKSIIIGSLFPLILYIIWEGLVLGVVPMNFLIDAHAHGYTAVESMKNALQCSLFYVAGEFFGFFALISSLLGVSLGLMDFLSDAFHWNKKTHSFSMLFLTIMLPLAWAMCYPEIVLKCLHYAGGIGASLIIGVAPLLMVWKGRYGKHSYKAKHLVPGGKIVLLLMFLVIVINFGSIYYGFK; encoded by the coding sequence ATGTCTAGTAAGATTTTAGGAGGTTCTCTAATCGTTGCAGGTACAGCTATAGGCGCTGGAGTGTTAGCAGTTCCTGTATTAACAGCATATGCCGGATTCTTTCCTACAGTTTTGCTCTATAGCCTTTCTTGGTTGTTTTCTATGCTATCAGGACTATGTTTATTGGAAGTTATGACCTGGTTCAAGGAGAAACAACAAATTAATATGTTATCTATGGCTCAGTATACTCTTGGAGGTATAGGTAAAATTTGTCTTTGGGTTGTCTATTTATTCCTATTTTATTCTCTATTAATCGCTTACTTTTGTGAGGGTGGGAACATTTTATTTCGAATTTTTGGATGCCAGGGATGTTCTTTAACTTGGATACGTCACCTAGCACCTTTGGGATTTGCACTCATCATTTGTCCAGCATTGCTTTTGGGGACAAAAGTTATAGATTATTGTAACCGTTTTTTTGTTTTCGGTCTTGGTGTTGCATTTATAGCATTTTGCATTTTAGGCGTTTTCAAATTAAAACCAGAATTTCTTTTACGTACTTCGTGGATAGAATCAATAGACAATCTACCTGTACTTTTTCTTTCTTTTGGTTTTCACAACGTTGTTCCTTCTTTATATTATTATTTGGATAAGAAGGTAGCTGATGTTAAAAAATCTATTATTATTGGGAGCCTATTTCCTTTAATCTTATATATTATTTGGGAAGGTTTAGTTTTGGGAGTAGTCCCCATGAATTTTCTAATTGATGCTCATGCACACGGATATACTGCTGTAGAATCTATGAAAAATGCTTTACAATGTTCTTTATTTTATGTTGCTGGTGAGTTTTTTGGATTTTTTGCTTTAATTTCTTCCTTACTAGGTGTTTCCCTAGGATTGATGGATTTCCTATCTGATGCATTTCATTGGAATAAAAAGACACATAGTTTTTCAATGTTATTTTTAACGATCATGCTCCCCTTAGCTTGGGCAATGTGTTATCCTGAGATAGTATTAAAATGTTTACATTATGCAGGAGGGATAGGAGCATCTTTGATTATTGGAGTTGCCCCCTTACTCATGGTGTGGAAAGGTCGTTATGGAAAACATAGTTATAAAGCAAAACATTTAGTTCCTGGTGGGAAGATTGTTTTGTTATTAATGTTTTTGGTAATAGTAATTAATTTTGGTAGCATTTACTATGGGTTTAAATAA
- the glmS gene encoding glutamine--fructose-6-phosphate transaminase (isomerizing), whose amino-acid sequence MCGIFGYLGSKSAIPLIIEGLEKLEYRGYDSTGLATIHAGQLFVKKTTGRVDELKCFLKCDNVLSNLAIGHTRWATHGVPTVDNAHPHVDYSNSCAIVHNGIIENFKELKSQLLTQGILFTSDTDSEVIVQLFSSRYQLTQDLLHSFSWTLSQLKGSFACGLIHKDHPDVLLCAAQDSPLLIGLGEKESFIASDTRAFLKHTKNVQSLASGELAVIGLGTVETYNFALKSIQKEIRQVAYTDSSLDKQGYSYYMLKEIYEQPDVLEHLIDKYFSDQGHIRSNFLEGFSLENFNAISIVACGSSYHAGLLAKYIIESLVSIPVYIEVASEFRYRQAYIGENTLAILISQSGETADTLAALKEFRRRQVTCILGICNVEESALATGVDYCLFLEAGIEVSVASTKAFTAQLLLFILFGLKLAMVKGALKLDDHLAYGKSILEIPELCRRLLANEHLHSWALQHTHEDRFIFLGRRFMYPVCMEAALKLKEIAYVEANCYPAGEMKHGPIALISTDSPVITFCGDPIVYDKMVGCIMEVKARRARVTALASESQQDIAAVSDSQIYIPNSHPLVAPILYTIAGQIMAYTMALQKGNEIDCPRNLAKSVTVE is encoded by the coding sequence ATGTGTGGAATATTTGGGTATCTAGGTTCTAAGTCAGCAATTCCTTTGATCATTGAAGGTCTCGAGAAGTTAGAATATCGTGGTTACGATTCTACAGGTCTAGCAACTATTCATGCAGGTCAGTTGTTTGTAAAAAAAACTACAGGACGTGTAGACGAATTAAAATGCTTTTTAAAATGTGATAACGTTCTTTCTAATTTAGCTATAGGACATACCCGCTGGGCTACGCATGGAGTGCCTACAGTAGATAATGCACATCCCCATGTAGATTACAGTAATAGTTGCGCTATTGTTCATAATGGAATTATTGAAAATTTTAAGGAATTAAAATCGCAGCTTCTTACTCAGGGAATTCTCTTTACTTCGGATACAGATTCTGAAGTTATTGTACAGTTGTTTTCTTCACGTTATCAACTCACACAAGATCTTCTCCATAGTTTTTCATGGACTCTTTCCCAACTTAAAGGTAGCTTTGCTTGCGGCTTGATTCATAAAGATCATCCTGATGTTTTACTTTGTGCCGCACAAGATAGCCCTTTACTCATTGGCTTGGGAGAGAAAGAAAGTTTCATAGCCTCGGATACACGAGCATTCTTAAAACATACGAAAAACGTACAGTCTTTAGCTTCTGGAGAATTGGCTGTTATAGGTTTGGGTACTGTAGAAACTTACAACTTTGCGTTAAAGAGTATACAGAAGGAAATACGTCAAGTAGCTTATACGGATTCTTCCTTAGATAAGCAGGGATATAGTTACTATATGCTTAAGGAAATCTATGAACAACCTGATGTTCTAGAGCATTTAATTGATAAATATTTTAGCGATCAAGGACATATACGATCTAACTTTTTAGAAGGTTTTTCTTTAGAAAATTTTAATGCAATTTCTATTGTTGCGTGTGGTTCTTCTTATCATGCTGGTTTGTTAGCTAAGTATATTATTGAATCTCTAGTTTCAATTCCTGTGTATATAGAAGTAGCTTCAGAATTTCGTTATCGCCAGGCATATATCGGAGAAAATACCCTAGCTATTTTAATCAGTCAATCTGGGGAGACTGCAGATACTCTAGCCGCTTTAAAAGAGTTTCGTCGGAGGCAGGTTACTTGCATATTAGGAATATGTAATGTAGAAGAGTCAGCACTTGCAACAGGAGTAGATTACTGTTTGTTTTTAGAAGCAGGTATCGAAGTAAGTGTGGCATCTACTAAAGCCTTTACTGCTCAGCTTCTTTTATTTATTTTATTTGGATTGAAGCTTGCTATGGTTAAGGGTGCTTTAAAGTTAGACGACCATCTTGCTTATGGGAAAAGCATTCTAGAGATTCCTGAGTTATGTCGTCGTCTATTAGCAAACGAACATCTTCATTCTTGGGCACTCCAACATACTCATGAAGATCGTTTTATATTTTTAGGCCGTCGTTTTATGTATCCCGTTTGCATGGAAGCAGCTTTAAAATTAAAAGAAATAGCTTATGTGGAAGCTAATTGTTATCCTGCAGGTGAAATGAAGCACGGACCTATTGCTTTAATTAGTACAGACTCTCCAGTGATTACTTTCTGTGGTGATCCTATTGTTTACGACAAAATGGTAGGATGTATCATGGAAGTGAAAGCTAGGCGAGCTCGTGTTACTGCCTTAGCATCGGAATCACAACAGGATATAGCTGCTGTTTCCGATTCTCAGATATATATTCCCAATAGTCATCCTCTTGTAGCTCCTATTCTTTATACTATTGCAGGACAGATTATGGCATATACTATGGCTTTGCAAAAAGGAAACGAAATAGACTGCCCTAGAAATCTTGCAAAGTCAGTAACTGTTGAATAA
- the glmM gene encoding phosphoglucosamine mutase, which yields MAQEIKQLFGTDGIRGRANYEPMTVEISVLLGKAVAGVLQENKPGKHRVVLGKDTRLSGYMFETALVAGLTSMGIETLVLGPIPTPGVAFITRAYRADAGIMISASHNPYWDNGIKIFSSEGFKICDAIERRIEEMVANNNFGNFPEDYALGKNKRVVDAMGRYIEFAKATFPKGRTLKGLKIVLDCAHGAAYKVAPSVFEELDAEVICYGCEPTGININDNCGALFPSVIQKAVIEHKADIGIALDGDGDRVIMVNEKGQIVDGDMILGICANDLKNKDLLNRNHVVATVMTNFGVLKYLESMGVGILISSVGDRHVLQTMLENEANLGGEQSGHMIFLDYNTTGDGIVSALQVLRIMIESESTLSDLTSPIVKIPQALINVSVKKKVPLDTLPMVQEALRDVQATLGDSGRVLLRYSGTENICRVMVEGLKKHQVDCLAKTIADIVDSELGAGALD from the coding sequence ATGGCACAGGAAATAAAACAACTGTTTGGTACTGATGGTATTCGTGGGAGAGCAAATTATGAGCCCATGACTGTAGAAATTTCTGTTTTACTTGGGAAAGCAGTAGCAGGTGTTTTACAGGAAAATAAACCAGGAAAACATCGTGTAGTGTTGGGCAAAGATACTCGTTTGTCTGGATATATGTTTGAGACTGCCCTAGTTGCTGGATTAACATCGATGGGAATTGAGACTTTAGTTTTAGGCCCAATTCCTACTCCAGGAGTAGCATTTATTACTCGTGCATATCGTGCTGATGCAGGAATTATGATTTCTGCATCGCATAATCCTTATTGGGATAATGGGATTAAGATTTTCTCTTCGGAAGGTTTTAAAATTTGTGACGCCATAGAACGTCGTATTGAAGAAATGGTTGCCAATAATAATTTTGGAAATTTCCCTGAAGATTATGCTTTAGGGAAAAATAAGCGTGTTGTGGATGCCATGGGACGTTATATTGAATTTGCTAAAGCTACCTTCCCTAAGGGGAGAACATTAAAGGGTTTAAAGATAGTTTTAGATTGTGCTCATGGTGCAGCTTATAAAGTGGCTCCCTCAGTATTTGAAGAGCTGGATGCTGAGGTAATTTGTTATGGATGCGAGCCTACAGGAATTAACATTAACGATAATTGTGGAGCTCTTTTCCCTTCAGTGATTCAAAAAGCAGTAATCGAACACAAAGCAGATATAGGGATTGCTTTGGATGGCGATGGTGATCGCGTGATTATGGTGAATGAAAAAGGTCAGATTGTTGATGGAGACATGATTTTGGGAATTTGTGCTAACGATCTGAAAAATAAGGATCTATTGAATCGTAATCATGTAGTGGCAACTGTAATGACTAACTTTGGTGTATTAAAATATCTTGAAAGTATGGGTGTTGGTATTTTGATTTCCTCCGTGGGGGATCGTCATGTTCTGCAAACAATGTTGGAAAATGAAGCCAATTTAGGCGGTGAGCAAAGTGGACATATGATCTTTTTAGATTATAATACAACTGGAGATGGCATCGTTTCTGCTTTGCAGGTACTGCGCATTATGATTGAAAGCGAATCTACTTTGTCTGATTTAACATCACCTATTGTTAAGATCCCCCAGGCATTGATTAATGTTTCTGTGAAGAAAAAAGTGCCTCTAGATACTCTACCTATGGTGCAAGAAGCTTTAAGAGATGTCCAAGCTACTTTGGGGGATTCAGGACGTGTTTTATTAAGATATTCTGGAACAGAAAATATTTGCAGAGTTATGGTGGAGGGGTTAAAGAAACATCAAGTAGATTGCCTAGCAAAGACAATAGCGGATATCGTGGATTCTGAACTTGGGGCAGGCGCTTTAGATTAA
- a CDS encoding DUF1548 domain-containing protein codes for MTLASDPSIPQCYPSITQHPLITFYQATSYTSIYNKCRDLLSSCCCLNRARPSNPLHVFVSILAAISSVIIAILLLPVKLVLLSGFLCCKMRRTTIPDLETPSSKRPRPPFQDRQDSISSHVIEEEPADVIEEPVEPSLREYLSMYFSHLPINRIDVIAIARTTLEGMDFPEDTESILNLPAHLFFESPPNMEQALTLPLLSVEEEESETEDVSREEVEEVPPSPLPESIMQDARIKFLQRHLPELPLQKYPEYFPFVLELLKNESPHDLPSNAFISPTPPVPAETSPTSPTLEESGATSILESIENEHPSIWQQAFTDRLLLEAPSDWEFIDKLNQYISLLIRDSRAADLKDAIQRIANPEEESPLQDPSVQQTARAYFSCLLTLFTQTSLPISLKIEMLNSIYQQSAHWSSAPELLLPIVYDELLAISFLQREHAIASLEEEQTGSGSAIIRRLLPPVSPDMTARELSGYIALLQQKFSQPITTRPDSLPLVPSTNALLQALSQSQPEWSQFKYSFIQLVEDICGRNNPTTRSMVFIINHLAAEREHLINYTDEAAASARATMHLLYQLLSRTNLSQNEKKLILKNITSYSDRCAPTWITESNNQLELYLNSSTHGRDLLLTWVQAFKHLAIRDMYRNAPQWHIESAFKLIYQEPLGVDPGFVDSYTRQLTENREELAQQYDRFVAYYATCARHMVEFVLEQAKQASQEQLNTLMEIILSDLEAVAPQEHVSELMQIFFPEEEDYKPCKIAIIYLLVREGILELLEEQ; via the coding sequence ATGACATTAGCTTCCGATCCTAGTATACCACAGTGTTATCCAAGTATTACACAACATCCCTTGATAACATTTTACCAGGCAACTTCCTATACCTCTATTTACAACAAGTGCAGAGATCTCCTGAGTTCTTGTTGCTGTCTAAATCGCGCGCGTCCCTCTAACCCGCTCCATGTATTTGTATCCATTTTAGCAGCTATTTCTTCTGTTATCATTGCTATTCTTTTACTTCCTGTTAAACTTGTCTTACTTTCGGGATTCTTATGTTGTAAAATGCGTCGCACTACAATTCCTGATTTAGAAACACCTTCTTCAAAAAGGCCTCGTCCCCCATTCCAAGATAGGCAAGACTCTATTTCTTCTCATGTTATAGAAGAAGAGCCCGCAGATGTTATAGAAGAGCCTGTAGAGCCCTCTCTTAGAGAATATCTCTCTATGTACTTTTCTCATCTTCCTATAAATCGTATTGATGTTATAGCTATAGCTCGCACTACCCTAGAAGGAATGGACTTTCCTGAAGACACAGAATCTATACTCAATCTACCAGCCCATCTCTTCTTCGAAAGTCCTCCGAATATGGAGCAAGCCCTTACTCTTCCCCTATTATCCGTTGAAGAAGAAGAATCAGAAACAGAAGATGTCTCAAGGGAAGAAGTCGAAGAAGTCCCACCTTCTCCACTACCCGAAAGTATAATGCAAGATGCTCGAATTAAATTCTTGCAACGCCATCTTCCCGAATTACCCTTACAGAAGTACCCAGAGTATTTTCCTTTCGTTCTGGAGTTATTGAAAAACGAAAGTCCTCATGATCTTCCCTCAAATGCATTTATCTCTCCGACGCCTCCTGTACCCGCAGAAACTTCTCCAACTTCCCCTACACTAGAAGAATCAGGAGCAACAAGTATCCTGGAATCTATTGAAAATGAGCATCCTTCAATATGGCAGCAAGCATTTACGGATCGCCTCCTTCTCGAAGCGCCGTCAGATTGGGAATTCATAGACAAATTAAACCAATACATTTCCTTACTGATAAGAGATTCCAGAGCAGCTGACCTAAAAGATGCTATTCAGAGAATAGCTAATCCTGAAGAAGAATCACCTCTGCAAGATCCATCTGTGCAACAAACGGCACGGGCTTACTTCTCGTGCCTACTCACATTGTTCACACAAACATCTCTCCCTATATCTTTAAAGATTGAGATGTTGAATAGCATTTACCAACAATCTGCCCACTGGAGTTCAGCACCTGAACTCCTACTACCTATAGTATACGACGAATTACTTGCTATATCCTTCCTTCAAAGAGAACACGCTATTGCTTCTCTAGAAGAAGAACAGACAGGCTCCGGTAGCGCAATCATACGCCGATTACTGCCTCCTGTTTCTCCAGACATGACTGCAAGAGAACTTTCCGGATACATTGCATTATTACAACAAAAGTTTTCCCAGCCAATAACAACTCGACCTGACAGTCTTCCTCTAGTACCTTCGACAAATGCCCTATTACAAGCTTTATCACAATCACAACCAGAATGGTCACAATTTAAATACAGTTTCATACAATTAGTTGAAGATATCTGTGGAAGGAATAATCCGACTACACGGAGCATGGTATTTATCATTAACCACCTAGCTGCTGAAAGAGAACATCTCATAAACTATACCGATGAAGCTGCAGCATCAGCTCGAGCAACTATGCACTTGCTATACCAACTTCTGTCAAGAACAAATCTATCACAGAATGAGAAAAAACTTATTCTGAAAAATATTACCTCCTATAGTGATCGCTGTGCCCCTACCTGGATTACAGAATCAAATAACCAGCTAGAGCTCTATTTAAATTCTAGCACACATGGAAGAGATCTACTTCTCACTTGGGTACAGGCATTCAAACATCTTGCGATTCGCGACATGTATCGAAATGCGCCACAATGGCATATAGAATCAGCCTTTAAGTTAATATATCAAGAGCCTCTTGGTGTAGATCCCGGATTTGTTGATTCATACACACGGCAGTTAACAGAAAACCGTGAAGAGCTTGCGCAGCAATATGATCGATTTGTAGCATACTATGCTACATGTGCAAGACACATGGTAGAGTTTGTTTTAGAACAAGCGAAACAAGCATCTCAAGAACAGCTGAATACTTTGATGGAAATAATATTATCTGACCTAGAAGCAGTAGCGCCTCAGGAACATGTGTCAGAGCTCATGCAAATATTCTTCCCTGAAGAAGAAGATTATAAGCCATGTAAAATCGCAATTATTTACCTACTGGTACGTGAGGGAATCTTGGAATTATTAGAAGAACAGTAA